A window from Pokkaliibacter sp. MBI-7 encodes these proteins:
- a CDS encoding LPD29 domain-containing protein, giving the protein MNSLPSSTLSLIQDFNTEVRRLRNAEQYRHLHCSGSGDLYSSKLAAKNIRATLKHTLPAVKFSVRMDGFIAVNVSWDNGPGLDDVEGCIEPFRICVEHNNKPAPWYSISGRVKPLYWCRKTSVLWRP; this is encoded by the coding sequence TTGAATTCGCTACCCTCATCAACCCTTTCGCTGATACAAGACTTCAATACTGAAGTCCGCCGGTTACGCAATGCAGAACAATACCGCCATCTGCATTGCTCTGGCAGCGGTGATCTGTATAGCAGCAAACTGGCGGCTAAAAATATTCGCGCCACCCTGAAGCATACCTTGCCAGCGGTGAAATTCTCCGTGCGTATGGACGGCTTTATTGCGGTGAATGTCAGCTGGGACAACGGGCCGGGGTTGGATGACGTGGAAGGGTGCATTGAGCCTTTCAGAATATGCGTCGAACACAACAACAAACCTGCCCCGTGGTACAGCATCTCTGGCAGGGTGAAACCATTGTACTGGTGCAGAAAGACCAGTGTTCTCTGGCGCCCCTGA
- a CDS encoding nicotinate phosphoribosyltransferase, which translates to MKMNLILNTDSYKLSHFLQYPRNTQYIFSYIESRGGLFDDVLFFGLQKALMDLNEHFPTLDDLEEARAIAAAHGEPFNESGWKALIALGYFPLAIKAVPEGSILPTRNILLGIVNTLPEFFWLPGHLEPLLLRGIWYPTTVSTLSYHIKQTIGRFMQATCDTQDGLPFKLHDFGARGASSEESAGIGGMAHLVNFMGTDTLSALRYARRYYAADMAGYSIPASEHSTITAWGRANEAGAYRNLLRQFPTGPVACVSDSYDIYNAVDSIWGDELRMDISERDGIVVIRPDSGDPVKVIPVLLKRLGKRFGYRLNSKGYKVLNNKVRIIQGDGVNLDSIERILRKMMAKRWSTDNIAFGMGGALLQGVDRDTQRFAMKASAVCVDGEWRAVYKDPITDSGKKSKRGVLDLINGHTVQVSIEQFLNQPSDLRLVYKDGEILTRDDFDSIRARAAASYPQ; encoded by the coding sequence ATGAAAATGAATCTGATCCTCAACACCGACAGCTACAAACTCAGCCACTTCCTGCAGTATCCACGCAATACCCAGTACATTTTCAGCTACATCGAAAGCCGCGGCGGCCTGTTTGACGACGTGCTGTTTTTCGGTCTGCAGAAAGCGCTGATGGATCTCAATGAGCACTTCCCGACGCTGGACGACCTTGAGGAGGCCCGTGCCATTGCCGCCGCACACGGCGAACCGTTCAACGAATCGGGCTGGAAAGCACTGATAGCACTTGGCTATTTCCCACTGGCCATCAAGGCTGTACCGGAAGGCAGCATTCTGCCCACGCGCAATATCCTGCTGGGCATCGTCAACACCCTGCCGGAGTTCTTCTGGCTACCCGGACACCTTGAACCCCTGTTACTGCGCGGCATCTGGTACCCGACTACGGTCAGCACCCTGTCCTACCACATCAAGCAGACCATTGGCCGCTTTATGCAGGCAACCTGTGACACTCAGGACGGGCTGCCGTTCAAGCTGCATGACTTCGGCGCCCGTGGTGCCTCCTCCGAAGAGAGTGCAGGTATCGGTGGCATGGCGCACCTGGTGAACTTTATGGGCACCGACACCCTGTCAGCCCTGCGTTATGCCCGCCGTTACTACGCGGCAGATATGGCCGGCTACAGTATCCCCGCCAGTGAACACAGCACCATTACCGCCTGGGGCCGCGCCAACGAAGCCGGGGCCTATCGCAATCTGCTGCGTCAATTCCCCACCGGGCCGGTCGCCTGTGTATCCGACAGCTACGACATTTACAACGCCGTCGACTCCATCTGGGGTGACGAATTGCGTATGGATATCAGCGAACGTGATGGCATCGTGGTTATCCGCCCCGATAGCGGTGATCCGGTCAAGGTGATCCCCGTGCTGCTCAAACGCCTTGGCAAACGCTTTGGCTACCGCCTGAACAGCAAGGGCTACAAGGTGCTGAATAACAAGGTGCGGATCATTCAGGGAGATGGCGTCAATCTCGACAGCATCGAGCGCATCCTGCGCAAAATGATGGCCAAGCGCTGGTCAACCGATAATATCGCCTTCGGCATGGGTGGCGCCCTGCTGCAGGGCGTCGACCGTGATACCCAGCGGTTTGCCATGAAAGCCAGTGCCGTCTGTGTTGATGGTGAGTGGCGGGCAGTCTACAAAGACCCCATCACCGACAGCGGTAAGAAGAGCAAACGCGGCGTGCTGGATCTGATCAACGGCCACACCGTACAGGTCAGCATCGAGCAGTTCCTCAATCAGCCGTCAGATCTGCGTCTGGTCTATAAAGACGGCGAGATACTGACTCGCGATGACTTCGACAGCATCAGAGCCCGCGCCGCCGCCAGCTATCCGCAATAA
- a CDS encoding NUDIX domain-containing protein yields the protein MKVGIFIGRFQPVHNGHLSVFSYLQDRFDRVFVLLGSANRRRSIKNPFTFSEREHWIRTAFTELAVKKNISFPADRLSVVPINDYMYNDTKWEVECFYQIHALLDDEEDADITLVGYEKDASSYYLHSFPQWRFEAVEKIVNVDATDIRTCWFASALQSLADYRTLVPTYVADTMLGNDAPHFANLLAEYRYYSEEQARFASYPYPDTLKFLCADTILLCKGHVLLVQRKYAPGKDCWALPGGFVQRDETFEQAALRELFEETRVKVPARVVAGSIKARQMFDDPRRSLGIPRVTMAFLIEIAADADGRLPKVKGSDDAQDARWIPLAKARAMALYDDHGDIIDFFTGSL from the coding sequence ATGAAAGTCGGTATTTTTATCGGGCGTTTTCAGCCCGTGCACAATGGACACCTCTCTGTTTTCTCTTACCTGCAGGATCGCTTTGATCGCGTCTTTGTCCTGCTCGGCTCTGCCAATCGCCGCCGCTCCATCAAGAATCCCTTTACCTTCAGCGAACGCGAGCACTGGATTCGTACTGCCTTTACCGAACTGGCGGTAAAAAAGAACATCAGCTTCCCCGCTGATCGCCTGTCTGTGGTCCCTATCAACGACTACATGTACAACGACACCAAGTGGGAAGTGGAATGCTTCTACCAGATCCATGCCCTGCTGGACGATGAAGAAGATGCTGACATCACGTTGGTTGGCTACGAAAAGGATGCGTCTTCCTACTACCTGCACTCCTTCCCGCAATGGCGGTTTGAGGCGGTTGAGAAAATCGTGAATGTGGATGCCACCGACATCCGCACCTGCTGGTTCGCCAGCGCGTTGCAGTCACTCGCTGATTACCGCACGCTGGTGCCGACTTACGTGGCAGACACCATGCTCGGCAATGATGCTCCCCACTTTGCCAATCTGCTGGCCGAGTACCGCTACTACAGCGAAGAACAGGCACGCTTTGCCAGCTATCCCTACCCCGACACCCTCAAGTTTCTCTGTGCTGACACCATCCTGCTGTGCAAAGGTCATGTGTTACTGGTGCAGCGCAAATACGCCCCCGGCAAAGACTGCTGGGCCTTGCCCGGTGGTTTTGTCCAGCGCGATGAAACCTTCGAGCAGGCGGCACTGCGTGAACTGTTCGAGGAAACCCGGGTCAAGGTGCCGGCCCGCGTGGTGGCAGGCTCCATCAAGGCACGGCAGATGTTCGATGATCCGCGGCGCTCACTGGGCATTCCGAGGGTGACCATGGCGTTCCTGATCGAAATTGCCGCCGATGCCGACGGTCGCCTGCCCAAGGTCAAAGGCTCGGATGATGCGCAGGATGCCAGATGGATACCGCTGGCTAAAGCCCGCGCCATGGCGCTTTATGATGACCACGGCGACATCATCGACTTCTTTACCGGGTCGCTGTAA